A part of Prolixibacteraceae bacterium genomic DNA contains:
- a CDS encoding GNAT family N-acetyltransferase has translation MEKINVLVRRATLDDLDAIAIIVKAAVAYMNSKGNFQWSEDYPSKDVFVKDIENGELWVAELDNAVAGVAAINKDHTPEYDTLVWNHSGAYWGIHRIAISEAYKGRRIAESLFLKAESLSKASGDSYMRIDTNILNKPAQRLFERLGYGYCGQVYFAKTETAFVCYDKILE, from the coding sequence ATGGAAAAAATAAACGTATTGGTAAGAAGAGCCACCTTAGATGATTTAGATGCCATTGCAATAATTGTGAAGGCTGCTGTGGCTTATATGAACTCAAAAGGGAATTTCCAATGGAGTGAGGATTATCCTTCCAAAGATGTTTTTGTTAAAGATATTGAGAACGGTGAATTGTGGGTTGCTGAACTAGACAATGCTGTCGCTGGTGTTGCTGCAATCAATAAGGATCATACTCCCGAATATGATACACTCGTTTGGAATCATAGTGGAGCCTATTGGGGAATACATCGTATTGCGATATCGGAAGCATACAAAGGAAGGCGTATTGCAGAGTCGCTTTTTCTGAAGGCTGAAAGTCTTTCTAAGGCATCTGGTGACTCGTATATGCGTATTGATACAAATATATTAAATAAGCCTGCACAGCGTCTGTTTGAACGTCTAGGATATGGGTATTGTGGTCAGGTCTATTTTGCAAAGACTGAAACTGCTTTTGTCTGTTACGATAAGATCCTGGAGTAG
- a CDS encoding DUF5723 family protein: MKITSFMHSIYKFLLVTVLGFSSLQLLAQKSVLYNVSPSVSMEINPAHNVKNRPSYFTLPVLNYQEIRVNAGGLSYDDIFQQSVTSTGTSVVLDYNRLFSNLSKDNAFNLGVELGILGLGIANGKDYYSFSVKEKIVGQMQYSNDVLGLMINGVAIETAPNGTMKYRDASTGSLFMDMMHYREYALGYDRSINDRFSFGVRLKLLFGMSAISTNGMRIDVKSTNLDAMELSAYGKANISAPVSFDVTTDENGIPNIKNYNTNLSASYLTEMGNFGVALDLGMEFRPSDKWAVGLSITDLGSIKYKKNLKQVYTDSHYRYEGIDVSSSINKDHANYVSFSDAVDELVEHAKSRVKLHEKAESFSQTLPLQVYMNGAYTPVKWFEASMMLRHRTFQGYIDNGLYVGTKFHSRWIDFAAQYAWNSASRSGLGLGLNLKLGVVHLYTAVDNILPLMGTGYSIHSSYRMGLNFVLDRKKSRVY; encoded by the coding sequence ATGAAAATAACTAGTTTTATGCACTCTATATATAAGTTTTTATTAGTTACTGTATTGGGATTTAGTTCTTTACAGTTGTTGGCACAGAAGAGTGTGCTTTATAATGTTTCACCTTCTGTATCTATGGAGATCAATCCAGCACATAATGTGAAGAATAGGCCATCCTATTTTACACTTCCAGTGTTGAATTACCAGGAGATCCGAGTGAATGCTGGAGGCCTTTCATATGATGATATTTTTCAGCAATCTGTGACATCTACAGGTACTTCAGTCGTGCTTGATTACAATAGACTTTTCTCTAATTTGAGTAAAGATAATGCCTTTAACCTTGGTGTTGAATTGGGAATTTTAGGGCTAGGTATTGCGAATGGGAAGGACTATTATAGTTTTTCTGTGAAAGAGAAGATTGTTGGTCAGATGCAGTATAGTAATGATGTTCTTGGTTTGATGATCAATGGTGTTGCTATAGAGACTGCCCCTAATGGAACTATGAAGTATAGAGATGCTTCAACTGGTAGTCTTTTTATGGATATGATGCATTATCGCGAATATGCTTTGGGGTATGATAGGTCTATTAATGATCGCTTTAGTTTTGGTGTTCGTTTGAAACTGCTTTTTGGTATGTCGGCTATATCAACCAATGGGATGAGAATTGATGTAAAATCAACGAATTTGGATGCGATGGAATTGTCTGCTTACGGAAAGGCAAACATCTCTGCTCCTGTGTCATTTGATGTCACCACAGATGAGAATGGGATTCCCAATATCAAGAATTATAATACCAATTTAAGTGCATCCTATCTGACAGAGATGGGTAACTTCGGTGTGGCATTAGATCTTGGTATGGAGTTTAGACCTTCAGATAAATGGGCTGTGGGATTGAGTATTACTGATTTAGGTTCGATCAAATATAAAAAGAATTTGAAGCAAGTTTACACGGATAGCCATTATCGATATGAAGGAATTGATGTTTCAAGTAGTATCAATAAAGATCATGCAAACTATGTCTCTTTTTCTGATGCCGTTGATGAGTTGGTTGAACATGCAAAAAGTCGAGTGAAGCTGCATGAGAAAGCAGAATCATTTTCTCAAACACTACCGCTTCAGGTTTACATGAATGGTGCTTATACTCCTGTAAAGTGGTTTGAAGCATCTATGATGTTGCGTCATCGTACTTTTCAAGGTTATATTGATAATGGATTGTATGTTGGTACTAAATTTCATAGCCGATGGATTGATTTTGCGGCACAATATGCTTGGAATAGTGCGAGCCGTTCAGGACTTGGATTGGGATTAAATCTAAAGTTAGGTGTGGTTCATTTATATACTGCAGTAGATAATATTTTGCCTTTAATGGGTACGGGTTATTCTATCCATAGTTCATATCGAATGGGATTGAATTTTGTTTTGGATAGAAAGAAATCTCGAGTATATTAG
- the thrS gene encoding threonine--tRNA ligase, with protein sequence MINITLPDGSVKEFESGVNGLDIAKSISNRLAKDVLSVTVNGEIWDLTRSINSDASIKLNTWEDRDGKEAFWHSSAHLLAEAIETVYPGTKFGIGPTIDNGFYYDVDLPEGKAITEKDLEKIEKKMVELARQKNDIVRTDVSKSDALKRFEEIQDPYKIELISALEDGTITLYNQGAFTDLCRGPHLPNTGYIKAIKLLSVAGAYWRGDEKNKMLTRVYGVSFPKAKMLTEYLVQLEEAKKRDHRKIGKEMELFTFSQKVGQGLPLWLPKGAQLREALENFLKRVQKRFEYDQVITPHIGDVNLYKTSGHFQKYGKDSFQPITTPQDGEEYLLKPMNCPHHCEIYRFKPRSYKDLPVRMAEFGTVYRYEQSGELHGLTRVRSFTQDDAHIFCRPDQLKDEFLKVIDIIFIIFKALDFKDYTAQISLRDPSNTEKYIGSDENWEKAESAIIEACEEKGLNTVTELGEAAFYGPKLDFMVKDALGRSWQLGTIQVDYNLPERFDLTYIGADDKPHRPVMIHRAPFGSMERFCAVLIEHTAGKFPLWLTPEQVVILPISEKYNDYAKKVSNYLNISDIRSIVDDRNEKIGRKIRDNELKRIPYLLIVGEQEAENNTVSVRRQGEGDQGSKTLEEFASFITSEVRAQLGSIYE encoded by the coding sequence ATGATTAATATAACCTTACCCGATGGCTCGGTAAAAGAATTTGAGTCAGGAGTGAACGGATTGGACATTGCCAAGTCAATTAGTAACCGACTAGCAAAAGATGTCTTGTCTGTGACAGTGAATGGAGAGATATGGGACTTAACACGTTCTATCAATTCGGATGCCTCTATAAAGCTAAATACGTGGGAAGATCGTGATGGAAAGGAAGCTTTCTGGCACTCTTCGGCTCACCTTTTGGCAGAAGCAATTGAAACCGTTTATCCTGGTACGAAATTCGGAATTGGGCCTACGATCGATAATGGGTTCTATTACGATGTTGATCTGCCAGAAGGTAAAGCCATTACTGAAAAAGATCTAGAGAAGATCGAGAAGAAGATGGTGGAATTAGCGCGTCAGAAAAACGATATCGTCCGTACAGATGTCTCTAAAAGCGATGCATTAAAACGATTTGAAGAGATTCAGGATCCATATAAGATAGAGTTAATCTCTGCTTTGGAGGATGGAACTATTACCCTATATAACCAAGGGGCTTTCACAGACCTTTGTCGTGGACCTCACCTTCCTAATACAGGATACATCAAGGCTATTAAGCTGTTGAGTGTGGCTGGTGCTTACTGGAGAGGTGATGAGAAGAATAAGATGCTTACGCGTGTCTATGGTGTCTCTTTCCCAAAAGCAAAGATGCTTACAGAGTATCTTGTTCAGTTGGAGGAGGCAAAGAAGCGTGACCACCGTAAGATTGGTAAAGAGATGGAGCTTTTTACTTTCTCACAGAAAGTAGGACAGGGACTTCCATTGTGGTTGCCAAAAGGAGCACAGTTGAGAGAGGCTTTAGAGAACTTCTTGAAGCGTGTGCAAAAACGTTTTGAATATGATCAGGTGATCACTCCTCATATTGGAGATGTGAACTTGTATAAGACTTCTGGTCACTTCCAGAAATATGGTAAGGATTCATTTCAGCCTATTACTACGCCACAGGATGGTGAGGAGTATTTGTTGAAGCCGATGAACTGTCCTCACCATTGTGAGATTTATCGCTTTAAGCCACGTTCGTATAAGGATCTTCCTGTTCGTATGGCCGAGTTTGGAACGGTTTATCGTTATGAGCAGAGTGGAGAGCTTCACGGGTTGACTCGTGTGAGAAGTTTTACACAAGATGATGCACATATCTTCTGTCGTCCTGATCAGTTGAAAGATGAGTTTTTGAAGGTGATCGATATTATCTTTATTATTTTCAAAGCGTTAGATTTTAAAGATTATACTGCTCAAATTTCATTGCGTGACCCAAGTAATACTGAAAAGTATATTGGCTCGGATGAGAATTGGGAGAAAGCAGAGAGTGCGATTATCGAAGCTTGTGAAGAGAAAGGTTTGAATACTGTTACTGAACTTGGCGAGGCAGCTTTCTATGGTCCTAAACTAGATTTCATGGTGAAGGATGCGTTGGGAAGAAGCTGGCAGTTGGGTACGATTCAGGTTGATTATAACCTTCCTGAGCGTTTCGATTTGACATATATTGGAGCGGATGATAAACCGCATCGTCCTGTGATGATCCACCGTGCCCCATTCGGTTCGATGGAGCGTTTCTGTGCTGTTTTGATTGAACATACTGCAGGGAAATTCCCACTTTGGTTGACTCCAGAGCAAGTTGTGATATTGCCGATTAGCGAAAAATATAATGATTACGCGAAAAAAGTTTCAAATTATCTAAATATTTCCGATATTCGCAGCATTGTAGACGATAGAAATGAGAAGATTGGACGTAAAATTCGTGATAATGAGTTGAAGCGTATCCCGTATCTTCTAATTGTAGGAGAGCAAGAGGCAGAGAATAACACTGTTTCTGTTCGACGCCAAGGAGAGGGCGACCAAGGTTCAAAAACTTTGGAGGAGTTTGCATCATTCATTACGAGTGAGGTGAGAGCTCAACTTGGATCTATTTATGAATAA
- the infC gene encoding translation initiation factor IF-3 translates to MRPRGRRFQERETKPANRINQHIRVPQVRLVGDNIENPGVYSTNEAIKMAEALELDLVEISPKADPPVCRIIDYKKFLYQQKKKQKEMKAKAVKVVVKEIRFGPNTDDHDYNFKLKHAEKFLNEGAKVKAYVFFKGRTILFKEKGEILLLRFAQDLEEIGKVDQLPKLEGKRMIMFISPKKKK, encoded by the coding sequence ATGAGACCACGCGGAAGACGGTTCCAAGAAAGGGAAACGAAACCCGCTAACCGAATTAACCAACATATACGTGTACCACAGGTACGACTAGTTGGCGATAACATTGAAAACCCAGGTGTTTATAGTACTAATGAGGCTATTAAAATGGCCGAAGCACTTGAATTGGACTTGGTAGAGATTTCACCAAAAGCCGATCCGCCTGTTTGTCGTATCATCGACTATAAAAAGTTTCTTTATCAGCAGAAAAAGAAGCAGAAGGAGATGAAGGCAAAAGCGGTTAAAGTGGTAGTGAAAGAGATCCGCTTTGGTCCTAATACGGATGACCATGATTATAACTTTAAATTAAAGCATGCTGAAAAGTTCCTTAACGAAGGAGCAAAAGTGAAGGCATATGTTTTCTTTAAAGGTCGTACGATTCTGTTTAAGGAAAAAGGAGAGATCCTACTTCTAAGATTTGCTCAAGATTTGGAAGAGATCGGAAAAGTAGATCAACTACCAAAGCTTGAAGGTAAACGTATGATCATGTTTATTTCACCGAAGAAGAAGAAATAA
- a CDS encoding KAP family NTPase produces the protein MSPFQYNSDKKNRSFVGQVISLTKLYKKEMFFSLLSIVLVYGFYTPFTSFITRTLVRKLLGYVPSNSITLIFVMVFCLFLWGIYVIEKIQKRYVVPRRDYFWVGFVTFWYVIFRFDLLLPEPLMWSYTPIFRNLGFCYVDLWIVVPLGVLIAWVVICKKQKEEVGAEDLNLLDDKEVDTYVDLFPSRRGQVDFILRELQSIGRNRSFAIGITSPWGGGKTSFLNAIKDRISKDHWTKEDFRRAKIEIEEEEVKLYRDDNIKIKKGDYLFVDYSPWYANSEKEVIAHFLDVMKENLSPYHGELERNIDRYRKLLLSMSDSSLKSAVESCVAFFSDNKDISSLFNQVDRCIEQIGRKVLVFMDDLDRLGRDELVTCIKILRNTGSFKNVIFLVTYDKKYVTNQLTDYFAVKANDSKEGARFLEKFIQMEVMLPYLYPEEIRDYAMRLFRKALPEQVADIEKGDRLKLEQFFIFSPRGDSAKPIDLSVDLNNPRKWVTIVNHCYQACTVMKGEYDFRSLILMLVFKEIYPKEAGILFQEISMFPYEEFRKMLPKQEREDKKKVNSRRYEIGDYDVKYMQFIDALFVLSNFDRRDYRGYNRVSFHRNYLFYYNLNLSPYEIDNEGFNVLLNSPEELLKLRVSKLRIDSLNYIAFWKLFEYDIESRISLDEKRIIALMIRNDEEDFSKRKGMVHIGSASDTISNSLNSYCYEDLRQIFIDKYDFILLDCKIKFLTDQLNNIRNDLTNPEFESLWNSLSLILLTLFGETIQSNNYSGAFFQCYKDIYHNMVSHGALYNQMFSLLDKHINNREELYCFLIQLNNFKRLYDLNNVGFYRMKIFSENDPLFISDLEKKLGQEIMTEDQKGKVEGLYSQFIRVHKDLVISPLG, from the coding sequence ATGAGTCCATTTCAATATAATTCTGATAAGAAAAACCGATCTTTTGTAGGTCAGGTAATAAGTTTAACAAAGCTTTATAAGAAAGAGATGTTCTTCTCTCTTCTGTCAATAGTCTTGGTTTATGGCTTTTATACACCTTTTACCTCTTTTATTACTCGAACCTTAGTCCGAAAACTTCTGGGATATGTTCCATCGAATAGTATTACCTTGATTTTTGTGATGGTTTTCTGTCTGTTTTTATGGGGAATTTATGTGATCGAAAAGATCCAAAAACGTTATGTTGTTCCGAGAAGGGATTACTTCTGGGTAGGATTCGTAACTTTCTGGTATGTCATCTTTCGTTTTGATCTTCTTTTGCCAGAGCCATTGATGTGGTCGTATACTCCGATCTTTAGGAATCTCGGGTTTTGTTATGTGGATCTGTGGATTGTGGTACCACTGGGTGTTTTAATTGCATGGGTTGTTATTTGTAAGAAACAGAAAGAAGAAGTGGGTGCTGAGGATTTGAATCTTCTGGACGATAAAGAGGTCGACACGTATGTTGATCTTTTTCCTTCTCGAAGAGGTCAGGTTGATTTTATTCTACGCGAGTTGCAAAGTATTGGAAGGAATCGGTCTTTTGCGATCGGAATTACGAGTCCATGGGGTGGAGGAAAAACGTCATTTTTAAATGCCATTAAAGATCGTATCTCCAAAGACCATTGGACTAAGGAGGATTTTCGTCGTGCAAAGATTGAGATCGAAGAGGAGGAGGTGAAGTTATATCGTGACGATAATATCAAGATTAAAAAGGGAGACTATCTTTTTGTGGATTATAGTCCATGGTATGCCAATAGTGAAAAAGAGGTGATTGCCCACTTCTTGGATGTGATGAAAGAGAATCTGTCGCCCTACCATGGAGAGTTAGAACGAAATATCGATCGTTATCGCAAATTGCTACTGTCGATGAGTGATTCCAGTTTGAAGAGTGCGGTGGAGAGTTGTGTGGCCTTCTTTTCTGATAATAAAGATATTTCTTCTCTTTTTAATCAGGTAGATCGTTGTATTGAACAAATTGGGCGAAAAGTATTGGTTTTTATGGATGACCTCGATCGCCTTGGACGGGATGAGCTGGTTACCTGTATTAAGATTCTTCGTAATACAGGAAGTTTTAAAAATGTGATCTTCTTGGTAACCTATGATAAGAAATATGTGACCAACCAATTGACCGACTACTTCGCTGTCAAGGCCAATGATTCAAAAGAAGGCGCAAGGTTTCTTGAGAAGTTTATACAGATGGAGGTGATGTTGCCGTATTTGTATCCAGAAGAGATTCGAGATTATGCAATGCGACTGTTCAGAAAAGCACTTCCAGAGCAGGTTGCTGATATTGAGAAAGGAGACCGTTTAAAATTAGAACAGTTCTTTATATTTAGTCCTAGAGGGGACTCTGCAAAACCTATTGATCTTTCTGTTGATCTCAATAACCCTCGGAAATGGGTGACAATTGTCAATCATTGCTATCAAGCATGTACAGTGATGAAAGGAGAATATGATTTTAGGTCACTGATATTAATGCTTGTATTTAAAGAGATTTATCCCAAAGAAGCCGGGATTCTTTTTCAAGAGATAAGTATGTTTCCTTATGAAGAGTTTCGAAAAATGCTTCCAAAGCAAGAAAGAGAGGATAAGAAAAAAGTTAATTCCAGAAGATATGAAATTGGAGATTATGATGTAAAGTATATGCAGTTTATTGATGCCTTGTTTGTTCTGTCAAACTTTGATAGAAGAGACTATCGTGGTTATAATCGAGTTAGTTTTCATCGAAACTATTTATTCTATTATAACTTAAATCTTTCTCCATATGAGATTGATAATGAGGGATTCAATGTTCTTCTTAATTCTCCAGAGGAGTTGTTAAAGCTTAGAGTTAGTAAACTTCGGATAGATTCATTGAATTATATAGCTTTTTGGAAATTATTTGAATATGATATAGAGTCTCGCATCTCATTGGATGAGAAAAGAATTATTGCTTTGATGATTCGTAATGATGAAGAGGATTTCTCTAAAAGGAAAGGGATGGTGCATATTGGAAGTGCCTCAGATACTATAAGCAACAGTCTTAATTCTTATTGTTATGAAGATTTGCGTCAGATTTTTATTGATAAATATGATTTTATTTTATTGGATTGTAAGATCAAGTTTTTAACAGATCAATTGAATAATATTCGTAATGATTTAACTAATCCAGAGTTTGAAAGTTTATGGAATTCATTATCTCTAATTTTGTTGACATTGTTTGGTGAAACGATTCAATCAAATAACTATTCGGGTGCCTTTTTTCAGTGTTATAAAGATATATATCATAATATGGTGTCGCATGGGGCGCTTTACAATCAGATGTTTTCTTTGCTTGATAAGCATATAAACAATAGGGAGGAACTCTATTGTTTTTTAATACAACTCAATAATTTCAAAAGATTATATGATCTGAATAATGTGGGATTTTACAGAATGAAGATATTTTCGGAGAACGATCCATTATTTATTTCTGATCTTGAGAAAAAATTGGGACAAGAGATTATGACAGAAGATCAAAAAGGTAAAGTAGAAGGCTTATATAGCCAATTTATTAGAGTGCATAAAGATTTAGTCATTTCACCGTTGGGCTAA
- the mnmA gene encoding tRNA 2-thiouridine(34) synthase MnmA: protein MKKKVVVGLSGGVDSSVAAHLLKQDGYDVIGVFMINYKDTVGTLTSSCTWEDDVEFASMIANKLDIPFHVVDLSEHYKERVIDYMFSEYEAGRTPNPDVLCNREMKFDVFMDKALELGADYVATGHYCQKSTITIDGKEYSQLIAGEDQNKDQSYFLCQLSQDQLNKTLFPIGHLEKPKVREIAREAKLITAERKDSQGICFVGKVDLPTFLQQKLEPKKGNVIEIPNDFTAKKRDFPLDKDHYSKHCFAYPYKPWNGKVVGEHNGAHFYTIGQRKGLNIGGYKEPLFIIGTDVKRNIVYVGEGKKHAGLYRQGLFIEHTDMHWIRPDMKLEIGQQKEMDFRIRYRQPLEKATMYIEEDGVYVLFENPQRGITAGQFAAWYVNNELIGSGTIK, encoded by the coding sequence AGTAGATTCAAGTGTAGCAGCTCATCTACTCAAACAAGATGGTTATGATGTCATTGGTGTATTCATGATCAATTACAAAGATACCGTTGGTACCTTAACAAGTAGTTGTACTTGGGAGGACGATGTGGAGTTTGCATCTATGATTGCGAACAAGCTTGACATCCCTTTCCATGTGGTGGATCTTTCCGAACACTATAAAGAACGTGTCATCGATTATATGTTCAGTGAATACGAAGCTGGTAGAACACCGAATCCGGATGTTCTATGTAATCGTGAAATGAAGTTTGATGTGTTCATGGATAAAGCACTTGAACTAGGAGCTGACTATGTAGCAACGGGACATTATTGCCAGAAATCAACCATCACTATTGATGGCAAAGAGTACTCCCAACTTATTGCTGGAGAAGATCAAAATAAGGACCAAAGCTATTTCTTATGTCAACTTTCTCAAGATCAACTAAATAAAACTTTATTCCCGATAGGCCATCTAGAAAAGCCTAAGGTAAGAGAGATTGCTCGTGAAGCAAAGCTTATTACTGCAGAGCGTAAGGACTCTCAAGGGATATGCTTTGTTGGGAAAGTAGATCTTCCAACATTTCTTCAACAAAAACTAGAGCCTAAAAAAGGCAATGTCATTGAAATACCAAACGACTTTACAGCAAAGAAACGTGACTTCCCTCTTGATAAGGATCACTATTCGAAACACTGTTTTGCATATCCATACAAACCATGGAATGGAAAAGTTGTTGGGGAACATAATGGGGCTCATTTTTATACTATTGGCCAAAGAAAAGGATTAAACATTGGTGGGTACAAAGAACCATTGTTTATTATTGGTACTGATGTAAAGCGTAATATCGTCTATGTTGGTGAAGGTAAAAAACATGCAGGGCTTTACCGTCAAGGATTGTTTATCGAACATACGGACATGCATTGGATACGTCCTGACATGAAACTAGAAATTGGTCAACAAAAAGAGATGGATTTTAGAATTCGGTATCGTCAACCTCTCGAGAAAGCAACAATGTATATTGAAGAGGATGGAGTCTATGTTCTATTTGAAAACCCTCAACGCGGTATCACTGCAGGACAATTTGCTGCATGGTACGTCAACAATGAATTAATTGGTTCAGGAACTATTAAATAA
- the rplT gene encoding 50S ribosomal protein L20: protein MPRSVNHVASRARRKKLLKETRGYWGARKNVWTVAKNTFEKGLCYAYRDRKKKKSSFRALWIQRINAAARMEGLSYSQLICLLKANNIEINRKVLADLAMNHPAAFTAIVNKVK from the coding sequence ATGCCTAGATCGGTAAATCACGTAGCATCACGCGCACGTAGAAAAAAGCTTCTTAAAGAGACCAGAGGTTATTGGGGAGCTAGAAAAAATGTTTGGACGGTAGCAAAGAATACTTTTGAAAAAGGTTTATGCTATGCTTACCGCGATAGAAAGAAGAAGAAATCATCATTCCGTGCATTGTGGATTCAGCGTATCAATGCTGCAGCACGTATGGAAGGTCTTTCTTATTCACAACTTATTTGTCTTCTTAAGGCAAACAACATCGAGATCAACCGTAAGGTTCTTGCAGATCTAGCGATGAATCACCCAGCTGCTTTTACAGCTATCGTGAATAAAGTAAAATAA
- the rpmI gene encoding 50S ribosomal protein L35: protein MPKMKTNSSAKKRFKLTGSGKIKRKHAYKSHILTKKSKKRKRNLTYFGTVCKADENNIKLLLCMK from the coding sequence ATGCCTAAGATGAAAACGAATTCCAGTGCAAAGAAGCGTTTTAAGCTTACTGGATCAGGAAAAATTAAAAGAAAACATGCTTATAAGAGTCATATCTTGACTAAAAAAAGCAAGAAGCGTAAGAGAAATCTTACTTACTTCGGTACTGTATGTAAAGCTGATGAAAACAACATCAAGTTGTTGCTTTGCATGAAGTAA